A window of the Xiashengella succiniciproducens genome harbors these coding sequences:
- the rpsN gene encoding 30S ribosomal protein S14, protein MAKESMKAREVKRAKLVAKYAEKRARLKAEGDYVGLQKLPRNSSAIRLHNRCSLTGRPKGYMRQFGISRITFREMAAAGLIPGVKKASW, encoded by the coding sequence ATGGCAAAAGAATCAATGAAGGCCCGTGAAGTGAAGAGGGCAAAGTTAGTTGCAAAATACGCTGAAAAGCGCGCCAGACTGAAAGCAGAAGGAGATTATGTAGGATTGCAAAAGCTTCCAAGAAACTCTTCGGCTATACGTCTGCATAACCGTTGCAGTCTTACCGGAAGGCCTAAGGGTTATATGCGTCAGTTTGGTATCAGCCGTATCACTTTCAGGGAAATGGCTGCTGCCGGTTTGATTCCGGGAGTTAAAAAGGCCAGTTGGTAG
- the rpsH gene encoding 30S ribosomal protein S8 — translation MTDPISDFLTRIRNAIMARHKVVEIPGSNLKREMTKILFEKGYILNYKFIEDGKQGIIKIALKYDPISKAPAIKSMKRVSTPGLRKYTGYRTVPRVLNGLGIAILSTSHGVMTDKEARMQKVGGEVLCYVY, via the coding sequence ATGACAGATCCAATTTCGGATTTCCTGACCAGAATCAGGAATGCCATCATGGCGCGCCATAAGGTTGTGGAGATACCAGGCTCCAACCTTAAGAGAGAGATGACCAAAATTCTTTTCGAGAAGGGTTATATCCTCAACTACAAGTTTATCGAAGACGGAAAACAGGGCATTATCAAGATTGCCCTCAAGTACGATCCGATTTCTAAGGCTCCTGCTATTAAGAGCATGAAGCGCGTTTCAACCCCTGGTTTAAGGAAGTATACAGGCTACAGAACTGTTCCCCGTGTCCTCAACGGCCTTGGAATAGCCATCTTATCCACCTCTCACGGCGTTATGACCGACAAAGAGGCTAGAATGCAAAAAGTTGGTGGTGAAGTATTGTGTTACGTTTATTAA
- the rplF gene encoding 50S ribosomal protein L6 → MSRIGKLPIHIPAGVSVTIKDNVVTVKGPKGELAQNINPDIQIDITDGVITLTRPSDEKGHRSLHGLYRSLINNMIVGVSQGYVKKMELVGVGYRATSNGQLLELSLGYSHPIVMELPKEIKVEAVTDRKSNPIITLESTDKQLLGQVCAKIRSLRRPEPYNGKGIRFVGEEIRRKAGKSAKV, encoded by the coding sequence ATGTCTAGGATAGGAAAATTACCCATACATATACCTGCGGGAGTAAGCGTAACAATCAAGGATAATGTGGTTACCGTTAAGGGCCCTAAAGGAGAGTTAGCTCAGAACATTAATCCCGATATACAAATAGATATCACTGACGGTGTTATCACATTGACACGTCCAAGTGATGAGAAAGGACACCGTTCTCTTCATGGTCTATACAGATCTCTTATCAACAACATGATTGTTGGAGTTTCTCAAGGCTATGTTAAGAAAATGGAGCTTGTTGGAGTTGGTTATCGTGCAACTTCCAACGGTCAGTTGCTGGAACTCTCATTGGGTTATTCTCACCCAATTGTTATGGAGTTGCCAAAAGAGATCAAAGTTGAAGCTGTCACCGACCGGAAAAGTAATCCGATAATAACACTTGAATCCACTGACAAACAGTTATTAGGTCAAGTTTGTGCCAAGATCCGTTCATTGCGTAGGCCTGAACCATACAATGGTAAGGGTATTCGCTTCGTTGGTGAAGAGATCAGACGCAAGGCAGGTAAGAGCGCAAAAGTTTAA
- the rplR gene encoding 50S ribosomal protein L18 → MTLSKLERRNKIKVRIRSKILGTAERPRMTVYRSNKQISVQLINDKEGKTLVSASSLEKEIASQKVTKTEQAALVGKAIAEKARTAGIEAVIFDRNGYLYHGRVKQLADAAREAGLKF, encoded by the coding sequence ATGACTTTATCGAAATTAGAAAGACGGAACAAAATAAAGGTACGCATCCGAAGCAAGATTCTCGGAACAGCTGAGAGGCCAAGGATGACGGTATACAGAAGCAACAAGCAGATCTCGGTTCAACTGATCAATGATAAGGAAGGAAAAACCTTAGTATCAGCTTCATCTCTCGAAAAAGAGATAGCTTCACAGAAAGTGACCAAGACAGAACAAGCTGCTCTTGTTGGCAAGGCAATTGCTGAAAAAGCCAGGACAGCCGGCATCGAGGCGGTTATATTTGACCGTAACGGTTATCTGTATCATGGTAGAGTAAAACAATTAGCGGACGCTGCTCGCGAGGCAGGCCTTAAATTTTAA
- the rpsE gene encoding 30S ribosomal protein S5 → MAVNTKRVRTTNDLELKDRLVAINRVTKVTKGGRTFSFSAIVVVGNENGIVGWGLGKANEVTTAIAKGMEAAKKNLVKVPVINGTIPHEQYAKFGGAKVFLKPASSGTGLVAGGAMRAVLESAGIKDVLAKSKGSSNPHNLVKATMEALCELRDAATVAQHRGVALDKVFNG, encoded by the coding sequence ATGGCAGTAAATACAAAGAGAGTTCGTACAACTAACGACCTTGAACTGAAGGACAGGTTAGTAGCCATCAATCGCGTTACCAAAGTAACTAAAGGGGGTAGAACCTTCAGCTTTTCCGCCATTGTCGTTGTAGGTAATGAGAATGGCATTGTAGGATGGGGACTGGGTAAAGCCAATGAGGTTACAACCGCCATAGCTAAAGGAATGGAGGCCGCCAAGAAGAATCTTGTTAAGGTACCAGTAATCAACGGAACTATACCTCACGAGCAGTATGCAAAGTTTGGTGGTGCTAAAGTATTCCTCAAGCCTGCATCAAGTGGTACCGGTCTTGTAGCCGGTGGTGCGATGCGTGCCGTGCTTGAGAGCGCAGGTATAAAAGACGTACTTGCAAAGTCAAAGGGATCTTCCAACCCGCACAACCTCGTTAAAGCTACTATGGAAGCTCTATGCGAATTGCGCGATGCAGCTACTGTTGCTCAGCACAGAGGTGTTGCCCTGGATAAAGTGTTTAACGGTTAA
- the rpmD gene encoding 50S ribosomal protein L30, whose translation MAKIKITQVRSKIRCNKTQKRTLEALGLRKMNATVEHEDTPSILGMVETVRHLVKVEK comes from the coding sequence ATGGCAAAGATCAAGATAACTCAGGTTCGCAGCAAGATAAGGTGCAACAAAACTCAGAAGAGAACTCTTGAAGCCCTTGGCTTGAGAAAGATGAATGCCACCGTTGAACATGAGGATACCCCAAGTATCCTGGGAATGGTGGAAACTGTAAGACACCTTGTGAAAGTTGAAAAGTAG
- the rplO gene encoding 50S ribosomal protein L15, translating into MKLNELKPAAGSTHYTKRIGRGQGSGHGGTSTRGHKGAKSRSGYKIKIGFEGGQMPLQRRVPKFGFKNINRVEYKAINLGVLQGLVDKFGWTVIDPQNLIEAGLVSKNALIKILGKGTLSAKLEVKAHAFSKSAVAAIEAAQGTVVKL; encoded by the coding sequence ATGAAACTTAATGAGTTAAAACCTGCCGCAGGATCTACTCACTATACTAAGAGAATAGGTCGTGGACAAGGTTCCGGACACGGTGGTACTTCTACACGTGGTCATAAGGGAGCCAAATCCCGCTCAGGTTATAAAATAAAGATCGGATTTGAAGGTGGTCAGATGCCACTTCAAAGACGAGTTCCCAAATTCGGATTCAAAAATATCAACCGTGTTGAATATAAGGCTATTAACCTTGGTGTTCTGCAAGGCCTGGTTGATAAGTTCGGTTGGACTGTTATTGATCCGCAAAACCTTATTGAAGCTGGTTTAGTAAGCAAGAACGCCCTTATCAAGATCCTTGGAAAAGGCACTCTTAGCGCTAAGTTAGAAGTTAAAGCGCATGCATTCTCAAAATCAGCTGTAGCTGCAATTGAAGCAGCACAGGGAACTGTTGTGAAACTATGA
- the secY gene encoding preprotein translocase subunit SecY: MKLIETIRNIWKIDDLRSRILTTLGLVVIYRLGSKVVLPGIDPTQLSNLVDQTSSGVMGLLNMFSGGAFANASIMALGIMPYISASIFIQLLGIAVPYFQRMMREGESGRRKINQITRYLTVLILLFQAPGYIANLHMQLPASAFITSGWLFPVSSTIILTAGSMFVMWLGERITDKGIGNGISLIIMVGIISRLPFALLAELVSRLEEGGGFLMLLIEIVVLFFIFEGAILLVQGTRRVPVQYAKRIVGNKQYGGVRQYIPLKVNAAGVMPIIFAQAIMFIPMVFAGYVQSESATGFAAVFSNYTGFWYNFVFALLIILFTYFYTAITINPTQMADDMKRNGGFIPGIKPGKKTVEFLDSVMSKITLPGSIFLALVAILPAFAQMAGVDPNFAQFYGGTSLLILVGVVLDTLQQIESHLLMRHYDGLLKSGRIKGRSGGGSATY; the protein is encoded by the coding sequence ATGAAACTTATCGAAACCATCCGAAATATCTGGAAAATCGATGATCTCAGGAGTCGAATACTAACCACTCTGGGACTGGTTGTGATCTATCGTCTGGGCTCAAAAGTTGTTTTGCCCGGTATTGATCCGACACAGCTGTCTAATCTTGTTGATCAGACCAGTTCAGGGGTAATGGGTTTGCTTAATATGTTTTCGGGAGGTGCCTTTGCCAATGCTTCAATTATGGCACTTGGTATCATGCCCTACATTTCTGCATCCATCTTTATCCAGCTGCTTGGTATAGCAGTTCCCTACTTTCAACGCATGATGCGTGAAGGTGAGAGTGGTCGTAGGAAGATCAACCAGATAACAAGGTATCTGACGGTGTTAATTTTGCTTTTCCAGGCACCCGGTTACATTGCAAACCTGCATATGCAACTGCCTGCATCAGCATTTATTACTTCAGGATGGCTATTCCCTGTGAGCTCAACAATTATACTGACCGCAGGTAGTATGTTTGTAATGTGGCTTGGTGAAAGAATAACCGATAAGGGTATTGGCAACGGAATTTCGCTTATCATCATGGTAGGTATTATATCAAGGTTGCCGTTTGCATTGTTGGCCGAACTGGTTTCAAGACTGGAAGAAGGCGGTGGCTTCTTAATGCTGCTGATCGAAATTGTAGTTCTGTTCTTCATATTTGAAGGTGCTATTCTGTTGGTACAAGGTACACGCAGGGTTCCCGTACAGTATGCCAAGAGAATTGTTGGAAATAAGCAGTATGGCGGTGTTCGTCAGTATATTCCATTAAAGGTTAATGCTGCTGGTGTTATGCCTATAATCTTTGCTCAGGCTATTATGTTCATACCCATGGTATTTGCCGGATATGTTCAAAGTGAGTCAGCTACAGGGTTTGCTGCGGTATTCTCTAACTACACAGGTTTCTGGTACAACTTTGTATTTGCATTGCTAATCATTTTATTCACCTATTTCTATACTGCCATTACTATCAATCCCACTCAGATGGCTGATGATATGAAACGTAACGGTGGTTTTATTCCTGGAATTAAACCAGGTAAGAAGACTGTTGAATTCCTTGATTCGGTAATGTCAAAAATTACCCTACCGGGTTCTATTTTCCTGGCTTTGGTTGCTATACTTCCTGCCTTTGCACAAATGGCAGGTGTTGATCCCAACTTTGCCCAGTTTTATGGAGGTACCTCACTGCTTATCCTTGTTGGTGTAGTATTGGATACCTTGCAGCAAATAGAAAGTCACCTTCTGATGCGTCACTATGACGGGTTGTTGAAATCAGGTAGGATTAAGGGACGTAGCGGAGGAGGATCTGCTACTTACTAG
- the map gene encoding type I methionyl aminopeptidase has translation MIYLKSDEEIELIRQSNLLVARTLAEVARVIRPGVTTLELDKIAETFIRDNGGEPAFLNYNGFPNSLCTSVNDQVVHGIPNNKPLKEGDIISVDCGVKLNGFYGDSAYTFEVGEVLPEIKALLQATKESLFKGIEKAVEGNRIGDIGYAVQEYCESRGYSVVREMVGHGVGRNLHEEPEVPNYGRRGNGIKLRKGMVIAIEPMINLGKRQIYMEDDQWTIRTADHKVSAHFEHTVAVGKNTCDILSSFKFVEEVLTLQS, from the coding sequence ATGATATACTTAAAAAGTGACGAAGAGATCGAATTGATACGGCAGAGCAATCTGCTTGTAGCAAGAACACTGGCAGAAGTAGCCAGGGTTATCAGGCCTGGAGTGACAACTCTTGAGCTTGATAAGATCGCAGAAACCTTTATACGGGATAATGGTGGAGAACCGGCGTTTTTGAATTACAACGGATTCCCCAATTCACTATGCACCTCGGTCAATGATCAGGTAGTACATGGGATACCCAATAACAAACCGTTAAAGGAAGGAGATATAATCTCTGTTGACTGTGGGGTTAAGCTTAATGGTTTTTATGGAGACAGCGCCTATACCTTTGAGGTTGGTGAGGTTCTACCTGAGATTAAGGCATTGCTTCAGGCAACTAAGGAGTCACTTTTTAAGGGCATCGAAAAAGCTGTTGAGGGCAACAGAATTGGCGATATAGGCTATGCTGTTCAAGAATACTGTGAGTCAAGAGGGTATTCGGTTGTAAGGGAGATGGTAGGCCATGGTGTGGGTCGCAATCTTCATGAAGAGCCTGAAGTTCCCAATTACGGCAGACGTGGCAATGGCATCAAACTGAGAAAAGGGATGGTGATTGCAATAGAGCCGATGATAAATCTTGGCAAAAGACAAATTTATATGGAGGATGACCAATGGACCATCAGAACCGCTGATCACAAGGTTTCAGCGCATTTTGAACATACAGTGGCCGTTGGGAAAAACACTTGTGATATTCTTTCCAGTTTTAAATTTGTTGAAGAAGTATTAACTTTGCAGTCTTAA
- the infA gene encoding translation initiation factor IF-1 has translation MAKQASIEQDGTIIEALSNAMFRVELENGHVITAHISGKMRMHYIKILPGDKVKVEMSPYDLTKGRISYRYK, from the coding sequence ATGGCTAAACAAGCCTCAATAGAACAAGATGGTACTATTATAGAAGCACTTTCCAATGCGATGTTTCGCGTTGAGCTGGAAAATGGCCACGTAATTACAGCGCATATATCTGGAAAGATGCGGATGCACTATATTAAGATACTCCCTGGTGATAAGGTAAAGGTAGAAATGTCACCTTATGATCTTACCAAGGGAAGGATAAGTTACAGGTATAAGTAA
- the ykgO gene encoding type B 50S ribosomal protein L36 codes for MKVRASVKKRSADCKIVKRKGRIYVINKKNPKFKQRQG; via the coding sequence ATGAAGGTAAGAGCATCAGTCAAGAAGCGTAGCGCTGACTGTAAAATTGTAAAGCGCAAAGGTCGCATATATGTTATAAACAAGAAGAATCCAAAGTTTAAACAACGTCAAGGATAA
- the rpsM gene encoding 30S ribosomal protein S13 yields the protein MARIAGVDIPANKRGEIALTYIYGIGRSRATMLLNQAGIDVNMKVKDWNDDQITAVRELIGSTIKTEGELRSEIQLNIKRLMDIGCYRGIRHRLGLPVRGQSTKNNARTRKGKKKTVANKKKATK from the coding sequence ATGGCAAGAATTGCAGGAGTAGACATCCCAGCCAATAAAAGAGGTGAGATTGCCCTGACCTATATTTACGGAATAGGCCGTAGCAGGGCTACTATGCTTCTTAATCAAGCTGGTATTGATGTAAACATGAAGGTAAAAGACTGGAACGATGATCAAATCACTGCCGTTCGTGAGTTAATTGGTTCTACCATTAAAACCGAAGGTGAGCTTCGTTCTGAGATTCAACTTAACATCAAACGTCTGATGGACATCGGTTGCTACCGTGGTATCCGTCACCGTCTGGGCTTACCGGTTCGTGGTCAGTCTACAAAGAACAACGCACGTACTCGTAAGGGTAAGAAGAAAACAGTTGCTAACAAGAAGAAAGCTACTAAATAA
- the rpsK gene encoding 30S ribosomal protein S11 yields MAKKAGTQKKRVVKVEAAGQAHVHSSFNNIIVCLTNANGQVISWSSAGKMGFRGSKKNTPYAAQVAATDCAKVAYDLGLRKVKVFVKGPGNGRESAIRAIHGSGIEVSEIVDVTPLPHNGCRPPKRRRV; encoded by the coding sequence ATGGCTAAGAAGGCAGGAACACAAAAGAAAAGAGTTGTGAAGGTAGAGGCTGCAGGACAGGCTCACGTTCATTCATCGTTTAATAACATTATCGTATGCCTGACTAATGCTAACGGACAGGTTATTTCCTGGTCGAGTGCAGGTAAAATGGGTTTCAGGGGTTCTAAGAAGAACACTCCCTATGCTGCACAAGTAGCTGCCACTGACTGTGCCAAGGTGGCATACGATTTGGGCTTACGTAAGGTAAAAGTATTTGTTAAGGGACCTGGCAATGGACGTGAATCAGCCATTCGTGCTATTCATGGATCTGGTATTGAAGTTTCAGAAATCGTTGATGTTACTCCACTACCACACAATGGTTGCCGTCCTCCCAAAAGACGTAGGGTATAA
- the rpsD gene encoding 30S ribosomal protein S4 — translation MARYTGPKTKIARKFGEPIYGPDRSFEKKNYPPGQHGNNRRRKTSEYGQQLKEKQKAKYTYGVLERQFSNLFKKANAHPGVTGEILLMLLESRLDNVVYRMGLAASRAAARQLVSHRHITVDGAVVNIPSYTLKPGQVVAVREKSKSLEAINSALANSSVHKYSWLEFDKNSMTGKFLNTPERSEIPENIKEQLIVELYSK, via the coding sequence ATGGCTAGATATACAGGTCCAAAGACTAAAATAGCACGTAAATTCGGGGAGCCTATTTATGGTCCCGATAGGAGTTTTGAAAAGAAGAACTATCCTCCAGGCCAACATGGCAATAACAGGAGAAGAAAAACAAGTGAGTATGGCCAACAGCTGAAAGAAAAGCAAAAAGCCAAATATACTTACGGTGTTCTTGAAAGGCAGTTTAGCAACCTTTTCAAGAAGGCTAATGCCCATCCGGGTGTTACTGGTGAGATTCTGCTTATGTTGCTTGAGTCTCGTCTTGATAACGTTGTATACCGTATGGGTTTGGCAGCTTCAAGAGCAGCTGCAAGGCAATTAGTAAGCCACCGTCATATTACTGTAGATGGAGCTGTAGTAAATATACCTTCATATACCCTTAAACCGGGACAGGTTGTTGCTGTTCGTGAGAAATCTAAATCACTTGAAGCTATCAACAGTGCTCTCGCAAATTCAAGCGTTCACAAATATTCCTGGTTGGAATTTGACAAAAACAGCATGACCGGTAAGTTCCTGAATACTCCTGAAAGGTCTGAAATACCCGAGAATATAAAGGAACAGTTGATTGTAGAATTGTACTCTAAATAA
- a CDS encoding DNA-directed RNA polymerase subunit alpha encodes MAILAFQKPDKVIMLEADDKFGRFEFRPLEPGYGITIGNALRRILLSSLEGYAITTVKIEGVDHEFSNIPGVVDDVTEIILNLKQIRLKKVVEEGDSEKFTVTVSGKEVLTAGDFDSFMSNFKVLNPELVIVRMNPEVNLNITLTIAKGRGWVAAEENRSPDQEFGTIAIDSIFTPIKNVKYWVENFRVEQKTDYEKLMLEITTDGSIFPKDALKEAAKILIHHFMLFSDEKITLDTDEKYGNEEFDEEVLHMRQLLKTKLVDLDLSVRALNCLKAADVETLGELVQYNRNDLLKFRNFGKKSLTELDDLLTGMSLTFGMDISKYKLDKE; translated from the coding sequence ATGGCAATATTAGCGTTCCAAAAACCTGATAAGGTCATCATGCTTGAGGCTGATGATAAGTTCGGTAGATTTGAATTCCGTCCTCTAGAACCAGGATATGGTATAACAATTGGAAATGCCTTAAGAAGAATCTTACTCTCGTCATTGGAGGGTTATGCTATCACAACTGTTAAGATTGAAGGAGTAGATCACGAATTTTCCAACATTCCAGGAGTTGTAGATGATGTAACTGAGATAATACTAAATCTTAAGCAGATTCGTCTTAAGAAAGTGGTAGAAGAAGGAGACAGCGAGAAGTTTACAGTTACTGTATCCGGAAAAGAGGTCCTGACTGCAGGCGATTTTGATTCTTTTATGTCCAATTTTAAGGTGCTGAATCCTGAATTGGTCATTGTAAGGATGAATCCGGAAGTAAATCTTAATATAACCCTTACCATAGCTAAAGGCCGTGGATGGGTTGCGGCAGAGGAGAACCGTTCACCCGATCAGGAGTTTGGCACAATTGCCATAGACTCAATATTTACCCCCATCAAGAACGTAAAGTACTGGGTGGAAAACTTCAGGGTTGAGCAGAAGACAGACTATGAGAAACTGATGTTGGAAATTACAACAGATGGTTCTATATTCCCAAAAGATGCTCTCAAAGAGGCTGCCAAGATCCTGATACACCACTTTATGCTCTTCTCAGACGAAAAGATTACTCTCGATACCGATGAAAAATACGGTAATGAGGAGTTTGATGAAGAAGTACTGCATATGCGTCAGTTGCTTAAGACTAAGCTGGTTGACCTCGACCTGTCGGTAAGAGCTCTCAACTGTCTTAAAGCAGCAGATGTTGAGACATTGGGTGAGTTGGTACAATACAACCGCAATGATCTGTTGAAATTCAGGAATTTTGGTAAGAAATCACTTACTGAATTAGACGATTTGTTGACAGGAATGAGCCTTACTTTCGGTATGGACATTTCTAAGTATAAATTAGACAAGGAATAA
- the eno gene encoding phosphopyruvate hydratase gives MGLIANIHGREILDSRGNPTVEVEVTLECGIVGRAAVPSGASTGENEALELRDGDKKRYLGKGVLKAVENVNTVIAKALIGHNVLDQVGIDRKMLALDGTKTKSNLGANAILGVSLAVAKAAAEYSGMPLYRYIGGTNTKVLPVPMMNIINGGSHSDAPIAFQEFMIRPVGAKSFKEALRMGAEVFHSLKKVLHDRGLSTAVGDEGGFAPALDGTEDALNSIIKAIEAAGYKPGRLEDGGQVSIGLDCASSEFYKDGIYDYTKFEGEKGKKRTSSEQVAYLAELVSKFPIDSIEDGCSENDWDGWVELTKVIGDKCQLVGDDLFVTNVEYLQKGIELGAGNSILIKVNQIGTLTETLDAIEMAHRAGYTSVTSHRSGETEDATIADIAVATNSGQIKTGSLSRSDRMAKYNQLLRIEEELGDSAIYGYKKVVKK, from the coding sequence ATGGGATTAATTGCTAATATCCACGGACGTGAGATCTTGGATTCTCGCGGCAATCCAACCGTTGAGGTTGAGGTTACACTTGAATGCGGCATCGTTGGTCGCGCTGCTGTTCCCTCCGGTGCTTCAACTGGTGAAAACGAAGCTTTGGAACTTCGCGATGGTGACAAGAAAAGGTATCTCGGAAAAGGTGTGCTCAAGGCAGTAGAAAATGTAAATACTGTTATTGCAAAGGCTCTTATAGGTCACAACGTACTTGATCAGGTAGGTATTGACCGCAAGATGCTTGCTCTTGACGGCACTAAGACTAAGAGCAACCTGGGTGCAAATGCAATCCTTGGTGTGTCTCTTGCTGTTGCAAAAGCTGCAGCTGAATATTCAGGTATGCCCCTGTATCGCTACATTGGTGGTACCAACACAAAGGTTCTACCAGTTCCCATGATGAACATTATCAATGGTGGTTCTCACTCTGATGCTCCTATCGCATTTCAGGAATTTATGATTCGCCCTGTAGGTGCAAAGAGTTTCAAAGAAGCTCTTCGTATGGGTGCTGAAGTTTTCCACTCACTTAAGAAAGTACTTCACGATCGTGGCCTTAGCACTGCAGTAGGTGACGAAGGTGGTTTTGCGCCTGCTCTTGATGGAACTGAAGATGCTCTTAACAGCATCATCAAGGCTATCGAAGCTGCTGGTTACAAACCAGGACGTCTTGAGGATGGCGGTCAGGTTTCAATTGGCCTTGACTGTGCTTCTTCTGAGTTCTACAAAGACGGAATCTACGATTATACCAAGTTTGAAGGTGAAAAGGGTAAGAAAAGGACTTCAAGTGAGCAGGTTGCTTATCTTGCTGAACTTGTGTCTAAATTCCCCATCGACAGCATCGAAGACGGTTGCAGCGAGAATGACTGGGACGGTTGGGTTGAACTGACCAAAGTTATCGGCGACAAGTGTCAGCTTGTTGGTGATGACCTGTTTGTAACCAACGTTGAATACCTGCAAAAGGGTATCGAACTTGGTGCAGGAAACTCAATCCTTATCAAGGTTAACCAAATCGGTACTTTGACTGAAACTCTTGATGCCATCGAGATGGCTCACCGTGCCGGCTATACATCAGTAACTTCACACCGTTCAGGTGAAACTGAAGATGCTACTATCGCCGATATCGCTGTAGCTACAAATAGCGGTCAGATCAAGACCGGTTCACTAAGCCGTTCAGACCGTATGGCTAAGTACAACCAGCTTCTCCGTATCGAAGAAGAACTTGGTGATTCAGCAATCTACGGATACAAGAAGGTAGTAAAGAAGTAA
- a CDS encoding citrate (Si)-synthase, with protein sequence MDPVKQKLKEVGSKRAEQLKRLVAEHGNDVIQEVTLEQVISGMKGIVALLTDTSSLDPEEGIRFRDYSIPELRQHLPKLKDDGEPLPEGLFYLMLLGEIPDRATVDFISRDWARRAADIPGHAFDVINALPKSAHPMIQFNTAILAMSTQSHFRKAYMEGMDKKDYWDPMYEGVNDLISRLPVIAAYIYRRVFHNEKYIDMDPSLDWAGNLAHMMGYDSEEIKRLMRLYMVLHADHEGGNVSAHTTHLVGTALSNPYYSFAAGMNGLAGPLHGMANQEVMVWLEQLIAEIGDNPTKEQIREYAENTLKQGRVIPGYGHAVLRKTDPRFTEQLNFANKYIPEAPLIKLVRNIYEVVPDVLRSTGKVKNPWPNVDAISGSLLTSYGITEHPIYTVLFGVSRSLGVLSSLIWDRIYGQPLERPSSKSLEWYMKKVGFKQ encoded by the coding sequence ATGGATCCGGTAAAACAAAAGTTAAAAGAAGTAGGCTCAAAGCGTGCCGAACAATTAAAAAGGCTTGTTGCTGAGCACGGGAATGACGTTATCCAGGAAGTAACCCTGGAGCAGGTGATATCAGGGATGAAAGGAATAGTAGCCCTGCTAACCGATACCTCTTCCCTGGATCCTGAGGAAGGCATACGCTTCAGAGATTATTCCATTCCTGAACTAAGGCAACATCTTCCTAAATTAAAAGATGACGGCGAGCCTCTCCCCGAGGGCTTGTTCTACCTTATGCTATTAGGCGAGATTCCTGATAGGGCAACAGTAGATTTTATTTCAAGAGACTGGGCACGTCGCGCAGCCGACATACCGGGTCACGCTTTTGATGTTATAAATGCCCTGCCCAAGAGTGCTCACCCTATGATTCAGTTTAATACCGCCATCCTTGCCATGAGTACCCAGTCTCATTTCCGTAAGGCATATATGGAAGGTATGGACAAGAAGGATTATTGGGATCCGATGTATGAAGGGGTGAATGACCTGATTAGCCGCTTGCCAGTAATTGCAGCTTATATTTACAGGAGGGTTTTCCACAACGAGAAATATATAGACATGGATCCATCACTTGACTGGGCAGGTAACCTTGCTCATATGATGGGTTATGACAGCGAGGAAATCAAACGTCTGATGCGACTTTATATGGTGCTGCATGCTGACCACGAAGGCGGTAATGTATCAGCACATACTACCCACCTGGTGGGTACTGCTTTATCAAATCCGTATTATAGCTTTGCAGCCGGTATGAACGGACTGGCGGGTCCGCTTCATGGGATGGCAAACCAGGAAGTAATGGTATGGTTGGAACAACTGATTGCAGAGATTGGGGACAATCCTACAAAGGAACAGATTAGGGAATATGCAGAGAATACGCTGAAACAGGGCAGGGTGATCCCAGGCTACGGACATGCTGTGCTGCGCAAGACTGACCCGAGATTTACCGAACAGCTAAACTTTGCTAATAAGTACATTCCCGAAGCTCCCCTTATCAAACTGGTAAGAAATATCTACGAAGTAGTGCCCGATGTACTTAGAAGTACCGGCAAGGTAAAGAATCCATGGCCAAACGTAGATGCTATCTCTGGTAGCTTGCTTACCAGTTATGGTATTACCGAACACCCAATTTACACCGTATTGTTTGGTGTATCCAGGTCTCTTGGTGTATTGTCATCATTAATATGGGACAGAATTTACGGTCAGCCACTTGAAAGGCCGTCATCCAAGTCACTTGAATGGTACATGAAAAAGGTGGGATTCAAGCAATAA